The following are encoded together in the Pseudomonas sediminis genome:
- a CDS encoding DUF2207 domain-containing protein, with translation MQGWLRGLLLSCFLLPGLVLAQEAIEDFAVTLQVEADGNLLVSERITVRAEGQDIRRGIYRDLPVSYALPMGLEQSSPITLLGVTRDGRPESVRSERNGAWVRFYLGSPNILLEPGRYHYELRYRVGRALLHHADTDELYWNVTGNGWLFPIRQASVELRLPAGARIGQFAAYTGAQGDQGQDFQIVERGDDHLRLATTETLPAYHGLTVAVDWQAGLVPRPGLLQNASRAVLDNLGVGIGAVLLIGLLLFYLRAWNRVGRDPRKGVIIPLFEGPQGMSAVQAGYLWHRGLRGAFGEARAFSVWLTDMAIRKHLHIEDKPHGGGFSLARDQGAGSDMSELDRDLRKRLFPANKIGIALIIGTQYEPRLADAVAGLSSQLGEQGKAWFANNRGIWALGLVWAALACAATVLLSGQGEDEWATGLAGLVFSLGFGVPALVVFNMARHQPGFGKQMGLYLVALMFGWPVPVGLMMISASVSVPALLLIVAYVALVLAFYYLLPAPTLEGRHLLDALEGYRDYLQLAERDALALAGDAPAMSIALYERHLPFAMALGVEEKWSARFSEALASGLIDPTQRDYQPSWYHSRSSYSSPQALSGALAAGLASATALASSPPSSSSSGGGGSSGGGSSGGGGGGGGGGGW, from the coding sequence ATGCAAGGATGGTTGCGTGGCCTGTTGCTTAGCTGTTTTCTGCTGCCCGGCCTGGTGTTGGCGCAGGAGGCCATCGAAGATTTTGCCGTCACCCTGCAGGTCGAGGCCGACGGCAATCTGCTGGTCAGCGAACGGATTACCGTACGCGCCGAGGGTCAGGATATTCGTCGTGGCATCTACCGCGATCTGCCGGTCAGTTATGCGCTGCCGATGGGACTGGAGCAGAGTAGCCCGATCACCCTGCTGGGCGTGACTCGCGATGGCCGGCCCGAGTCGGTGCGCAGCGAGCGCAATGGCGCCTGGGTGCGCTTCTACCTAGGCTCACCGAACATTCTGCTTGAGCCGGGACGCTATCACTACGAGCTGCGCTATCGGGTCGGGCGCGCCCTGCTGCATCACGCCGACACGGACGAGCTGTACTGGAACGTCACCGGCAACGGCTGGCTATTCCCCATCCGCCAGGCCTCGGTGGAGCTGCGCCTGCCAGCGGGGGCGCGCATCGGCCAGTTTGCTGCGTATACCGGAGCCCAGGGCGATCAAGGCCAGGACTTCCAGATTGTCGAACGCGGCGATGATCACCTGCGCCTGGCCACCACCGAGACGCTGCCGGCCTATCACGGCCTGACCGTGGCTGTGGACTGGCAGGCAGGGTTGGTACCGCGGCCTGGCCTGCTGCAAAACGCCAGTCGCGCCGTGCTGGATAACCTGGGTGTAGGCATCGGTGCCGTGTTGCTGATCGGCCTGCTGCTATTCTACCTGCGTGCTTGGAACCGTGTCGGCCGCGACCCGCGCAAGGGCGTGATCATCCCGCTGTTCGAGGGGCCGCAGGGTATGAGCGCGGTGCAGGCGGGCTATCTCTGGCATCGCGGGTTGCGCGGCGCTTTCGGCGAGGCACGGGCCTTCAGCGTGTGGCTCACCGACATGGCCATCCGCAAGCATCTGCATATCGAGGACAAGCCGCACGGCGGCGGCTTCAGCCTGGCCCGCGACCAGGGCGCTGGCAGTGACATGAGCGAGCTGGATCGCGACCTGCGCAAACGTCTGTTTCCGGCCAACAAGATTGGTATTGCGCTGATCATCGGCACTCAGTACGAGCCCCGTCTGGCGGATGCGGTGGCCGGGCTGAGCAGCCAGCTTGGCGAGCAGGGCAAGGCCTGGTTTGCCAACAACCGCGGCATCTGGGCTTTGGGGTTGGTGTGGGCCGCATTGGCATGTGCCGCAACGGTGCTCTTGAGTGGCCAGGGCGAAGATGAGTGGGCCACAGGTCTGGCTGGACTGGTGTTCAGCCTGGGCTTTGGCGTGCCGGCACTGGTCGTGTTCAACATGGCCCGCCATCAGCCCGGCTTCGGTAAGCAGATGGGGCTGTATCTGGTCGCGCTGATGTTCGGCTGGCCAGTGCCGGTAGGGCTGATGATGATCTCAGCGTCGGTGTCCGTACCAGCGTTGCTGCTGATCGTCGCCTATGTCGCACTGGTGCTGGCGTTCTATTACCTGTTGCCGGCGCCAACCCTGGAGGGGCGACACCTGCTCGATGCGCTGGAAGGCTATCGCGACTACCTGCAACTGGCCGAGCGCGATGCCCTGGCCCTGGCGGGTGATGCCCCGGCGATGAGCATCGCGTTGTATGAGCGTCATTTGCCGTTCGCCATGGCCCTGGGCGTCGAAGAAAAATGGAGCGCGCGCTTCAGCGAGGCCCTGGCCAGTGGCCTGATCGACCCGACACAGCGCGACTATCAGCCAAGCTGGTACCACAGCCGCAGCAGTTATAGCTCGCCGCAAGCCCTGAGTGGTGCGCTGGCCGCCGGACTCGCCAGTGCCACGGCCCTGGCATCGTCGCCGCCGTCGAGCAGTTCTTCGGGCGGCGGTGGGTCGTCCGGTGGCGGCTCCTCGGGTGGCGGAGGTGGCGGCGGCGGTGGAGGGGGCTGGTAG
- a CDS encoding LemA family protein, which produces MQVSGFWWLAGALLVLGGAVVFYYNRLVFNRHRVAEAASGIDVQLKRRSSLIPALVECVRQYMGYEQSTLEALVQERMRAVQLADSPLAQRAPVETLLSHQLRQLFVLVEDYPELKADSQFRELQGNISEVENHIQMARRYYNGAVRELNVLVESVPSNLVARLFAFTQAEYFTLDDPREGQSPKMEF; this is translated from the coding sequence ATGCAGGTTTCGGGATTTTGGTGGCTGGCGGGCGCGCTTCTGGTGCTCGGCGGCGCCGTGGTTTTCTACTACAACCGCCTGGTGTTCAACCGCCACCGCGTGGCGGAAGCCGCCAGCGGCATCGATGTGCAGCTCAAGCGCCGCTCCAGCCTGATTCCGGCGCTGGTGGAATGCGTGCGCCAGTACATGGGCTACGAACAGAGCACGCTGGAGGCGTTGGTGCAGGAGCGCATGCGCGCGGTGCAACTGGCGGATTCGCCGCTGGCCCAACGTGCGCCGGTAGAGACGCTGCTCAGTCATCAGCTACGCCAGCTGTTTGTGCTGGTCGAGGATTATCCAGAGCTCAAGGCTGACAGCCAGTTTCGTGAGCTGCAGGGCAACATCAGCGAGGTCGAGAACCATATCCAGATGGCCCGGCGGTATTACAACGGCGCGGTGCGTGAGCTGAACGTACTGGTCGAGTCGGTGCCGAGCAATCTTGTGGCTCGGCTGTTCGCTTTTACTCAGGCCGAATATTTCACTCTGGACGACCCGCGTGAAGGCCAGTCGCCGAAGATGGAGTTCTGA
- a CDS encoding DUF294 nucleotidyltransferase-like domain-containing protein — MQIELIEIRDHLNRFAPFDTLPEQTLDEIARQVQVGYFKAGSEILAVGAPIHELHYVRSGAVEIHRRGGELHNRLSEGDIFGQAGLLRGNKVRLGATAIEDSLIYFIPGALFHQLCEQFDSFADFVEAEGQSRLKSALEDSHGKASELMKVKVRKLISRSAISVPLDTPIQQVAQVMTEHSVSSVIVVDPGTRWPDPNQVDVAEQQNQVMAGILTDRDLRTRVVAAGLPSDTPVSQIMTPNPITLQADDSVFEAMLCMLRNNIHHLPVLHRRRPVGVVALADIIRYESRSSLYLVNGIFNKTSVDGLKSLLPDLRATFVRMVADDASAHMVGSAMSGIGRAFSQRLLELAEQKLGPPPVPYCFMVAGSMARDEQLLLTDQDNALVLDDSFDADEHDAYFAELAQFVSDGLAACGYSYCKGGIMATNPKWRQPLKVWRQYFSEWIERPNPETLLNASIFFDLDGLYGETELVENLKDLLAQKASASPAFLAALARNALNRTPPLGFFRTFVMETDGRHRNIINLKGRGTAPLTDLIRVHALACGSKAQNSLDRLDAIAATKLLPKEALEHLRYAFEFLSLVRVRHQAREVEAGNAPSNYIEPEQFSASERQHLKEAFQVISNAQKFLRFRYPAQPASRPR, encoded by the coding sequence ATGCAGATCGAGTTGATCGAGATCCGCGACCACCTGAATCGCTTCGCCCCGTTCGACACTCTGCCGGAGCAGACTCTCGACGAGATCGCCCGCCAGGTGCAAGTGGGCTACTTCAAGGCCGGTAGCGAAATCCTCGCCGTCGGTGCGCCGATCCACGAGCTGCATTACGTGCGCAGCGGCGCGGTGGAAATCCACCGGCGTGGCGGCGAACTGCACAACCGCCTCAGCGAGGGTGACATCTTCGGTCAGGCCGGCCTGCTGCGCGGCAACAAGGTACGCCTGGGTGCCACCGCGATCGAAGACAGCCTGATCTACTTCATCCCCGGCGCGCTGTTCCATCAGCTCTGCGAGCAGTTCGACAGCTTCGCCGACTTCGTCGAGGCCGAAGGTCAGTCGCGCCTCAAGTCCGCCCTGGAAGACAGCCACGGCAAGGCCAGCGAGCTGATGAAGGTCAAGGTGCGCAAGCTGATCTCGCGCAGTGCGATCAGCGTGCCGCTGGATACGCCGATCCAGCAGGTGGCGCAGGTGATGACCGAACACAGCGTGTCCTCGGTGATCGTCGTCGACCCCGGCACGCGCTGGCCCGACCCGAACCAGGTAGATGTGGCCGAGCAGCAGAACCAGGTGATGGCCGGCATCCTCACCGACCGCGACCTGCGCACCCGCGTTGTCGCCGCCGGCCTGCCCAGCGACACACCGGTCAGCCAGATCATGACGCCCAATCCCATCACCCTGCAGGCCGACGACTCGGTGTTCGAGGCTATGTTGTGCATGCTGCGCAACAACATCCACCACCTGCCGGTGCTGCATCGCCGCCGCCCGGTGGGCGTGGTGGCGCTGGCCGACATCATCCGCTACGAGTCACGCAGCAGCCTGTACCTGGTCAACGGCATCTTCAACAAGACCTCGGTGGACGGGCTCAAGAGCCTGCTGCCGGACCTGCGCGCCACCTTCGTGCGCATGGTCGCCGACGATGCCAGCGCACATATGGTCGGTAGCGCCATGAGCGGTATCGGCCGCGCCTTCAGCCAGCGCCTGCTGGAGTTGGCCGAACAGAAGCTCGGCCCGCCGCCAGTGCCTTACTGCTTCATGGTCGCAGGCTCCATGGCCCGCGATGAGCAACTGCTGCTCACCGACCAGGACAACGCCCTGGTGCTCGACGATAGCTTCGATGCGGACGAACACGACGCCTACTTCGCCGAACTAGCGCAGTTCGTCAGCGACGGCCTGGCCGCCTGCGGCTACAGCTACTGCAAGGGCGGCATCATGGCCACCAACCCCAAGTGGCGACAGCCACTGAAGGTCTGGCGGCAGTACTTCAGCGAATGGATCGAGCGGCCCAACCCGGAAACCCTGCTCAACGCCAGCATCTTCTTCGACCTCGACGGCCTCTATGGCGAAACCGAGCTGGTGGAGAACCTCAAGGACCTGCTGGCACAGAAGGCCAGCGCCAGTCCCGCCTTCCTCGCCGCGCTGGCGCGTAACGCGCTCAACCGCACACCGCCGCTGGGCTTCTTCCGCACCTTCGTGATGGAAACCGACGGCCGCCACCGCAACATCATCAACCTCAAGGGCCGCGGCACCGCGCCGCTCACCGACCTGATCCGCGTGCACGCCCTGGCCTGTGGCTCCAAGGCGCAGAACTCGCTGGATCGCCTCGACGCCATCGCCGCCACCAAACTGCTGCCCAAGGAGGCGCTGGAGCACCTGCGCTACGCCTTCGAGTTCCTCAGCCTGGTGCGTGTACGCCACCAGGCCCGCGAAGTCGAGGCAGGCAACGCGCCGAGCAACTACATCGAGCCGGAACAGTTCAGCGCCAGCGAACGCCAGCACCTCAAGGAAGCCTTCCAGGTGATCAGCAACGCGCAGAAATTCCTGCGCTTTCGCTACCCCGCACAGCCAGCGAGCCGCCCGCGATGA
- a CDS encoding 3'-5' exonuclease, producing the protein MSERAAQDWPQLFASLADSSRDPRLRAFYGAGCVAADTPLEDVPLVALDVETTGLDPRQHAIVSLGLVPLSLQRIRCAEARYWVVKPTSELSAESVTFHHITHSDIRHAPRLASVLEELLEALAGKVVVVHYRNIERSFLDQAVRQHLGEGLVFPIIDTMELEARLHPKRTVSWWDRLRGREPTSIRLADSRLRYGLPLYSAHHALTDALACGELLQAQVASHYPANTPIGALWS; encoded by the coding sequence ATGAGCGAGCGCGCAGCCCAGGACTGGCCACAACTGTTCGCCAGCCTCGCCGACAGCAGCCGCGACCCGCGCCTACGCGCCTTCTACGGCGCCGGCTGCGTCGCGGCTGATACGCCACTGGAGGATGTCCCGCTGGTGGCGCTGGACGTGGAAACCACCGGCCTCGACCCGCGTCAGCACGCCATCGTCAGCCTTGGCCTGGTGCCACTGAGCCTGCAACGCATCCGCTGCGCAGAAGCCCGTTATTGGGTGGTCAAACCCACCAGCGAGTTGAGTGCCGAATCAGTCACCTTCCACCACATCACCCACAGCGACATCCGCCACGCCCCACGCCTGGCCAGCGTGCTCGAAGAGCTGCTGGAAGCCCTGGCCGGCAAGGTGGTGGTCGTGCACTACCGCAATATCGAACGCAGCTTCCTCGACCAGGCCGTGCGCCAGCACCTGGGCGAAGGCCTGGTCTTCCCCATCATCGACACCATGGAACTGGAAGCCCGCCTGCACCCCAAGCGCACCGTGAGCTGGTGGGATCGCCTGCGCGGTCGTGAGCCCACCTCCATCCGCCTGGCCGACAGCCGCTTACGCTACGGCCTGCCGCTGTACTCGGCGCACCATGCGCTGACCGACGCGCTGGCTTGTGGCGAGTTGCTGCAGGCGCAGGTGGCGAGTCACTATCCGGCGAATACACCGATTGGCGCGCTCTGGAGCTGA
- a CDS encoding DUF2986 domain-containing protein produces the protein MNRRKKIKQLLEAHAKKANAKLAPKSNKPKYISKADRAKLEAEAAQELVTPAE, from the coding sequence ATGAACCGCCGCAAAAAGATCAAACAACTGCTCGAAGCCCACGCCAAGAAGGCCAATGCCAAGCTCGCGCCTAAAAGCAATAAACCCAAGTACATCAGCAAAGCTGACAGGGCGAAGTTGGAGGCTGAAGCTGCTCAAGAGCTTGTCACGCCCGCTGAGTAA
- a CDS encoding LysR family transcriptional regulator has product MDITRLRTLRELARCRTMAAAAESLHLTPSAVSQQVSQLEREVDMALIERRGRGVVLTPAGERLVAHAERILMVLDEARSELALLRGEIAGELRVAAFPSIAVAVIAETVRALRSAYPRLNVVVLELEPQESLSALGAWQIDVAVIDDLAVQPDENRENYALIPLTQDQLHVLLPIDHALARRDSLTIAELRDEAWALDSTGSSFGEFITNLCRRSGYAPRINAHCAGFEMVAAMVASGNSISIVSGLRLVRTLPGVTAVPLLPAIQRGVFLAYRKGERDHPAVNVFLDEAVYTADKVLG; this is encoded by the coding sequence ATGGACATCACCCGCCTGCGCACCCTGCGTGAACTGGCCCGCTGCCGCACCATGGCGGCCGCCGCCGAGTCGCTGCACCTGACGCCTTCGGCGGTTTCGCAGCAGGTGTCTCAGCTCGAACGCGAGGTGGACATGGCGCTAATCGAACGACGCGGGCGCGGCGTGGTGCTGACCCCGGCCGGCGAGCGCCTGGTGGCGCATGCCGAACGCATTCTCATGGTGCTCGACGAAGCGCGCTCGGAGCTGGCGCTGCTGCGCGGCGAAATCGCCGGTGAATTGCGTGTGGCGGCTTTCCCCTCGATTGCCGTGGCGGTAATCGCGGAAACCGTGCGCGCGTTGCGCAGCGCCTACCCGCGGCTGAACGTGGTGGTATTGGAACTGGAACCGCAGGAAAGCCTCAGCGCCCTCGGCGCCTGGCAGATCGACGTGGCGGTGATCGACGACCTGGCCGTGCAGCCCGACGAGAACCGCGAGAACTACGCGCTGATTCCCTTGACCCAGGACCAGTTGCACGTCTTGCTGCCCATCGACCATGCCCTGGCCAGGCGCGACAGCCTGACCATCGCCGAGCTACGCGACGAAGCCTGGGCGCTGGACTCCACCGGCAGTTCGTTCGGCGAATTCATCACCAACCTGTGCCGCCGCTCGGGCTACGCGCCGCGCATCAACGCCCACTGCGCCGGCTTCGAGATGGTCGCGGCCATGGTCGCCTCGGGCAACTCCATCTCCATCGTCTCCGGCCTGCGCCTGGTGCGAACGCTACCCGGCGTCACCGCCGTGCCGCTGCTGCCGGCGATCCAACGCGGTGTGTTCCTCGCCTACCGCAAGGGCGAGCGTGATCACCCGGCGGTTAACGTGTTTCTCGACGAGGCGGTTTATACGGCGGACAAGGTGCTGGGTTAG
- a CDS encoding L-serine ammonia-lyase yields the protein MAISVFDLFKVGIGPSSSHTVGPMRAAALFTHALENHGHMPQVTRVAAELYGSLGATGKGHGSDKAVLLGLSGYEPDTVDVDQVPGYIEAIRRDKRIVLAGKHAVAFDEKADLKMFRKALPLHANGLRFAAFDAAGIQVHEATYYSVGGGFVVSEAILADGSKHKVIAPDATSLPLPFSSGADLLRLARENGIGIAEVMRRNERHWRSDEETDAGLLEIWKVMQACVDRGCRTEGILPGGFKVRRRAAILARKLGGFQRSYLEDPLRMLDWVNLWALAVNEENAAGGRVVTAPTNGAAGIIPAVLHYYANAISGASERGIIDFLLTAGAIGILYKENASISGAEVGCQGEVGVACSMAAGALCAVLGGTPEQVENAAEIGMEHHLGLTCDPVGGLVQIPCIERNAIASVKAINAARMALYGDGSHYVSLDKVIKTMRETGADMLTKYKETARGGLAVNIIEC from the coding sequence ATGGCTATCAGCGTTTTCGACCTGTTCAAAGTCGGTATCGGCCCCTCCAGCTCCCACACCGTCGGCCCGATGCGCGCGGCCGCGCTGTTCACCCACGCCCTGGAAAACCACGGCCACATGCCGCAGGTGACCCGTGTCGCCGCCGAGCTGTATGGCTCGCTGGGCGCCACCGGCAAGGGCCACGGCAGTGACAAGGCGGTGCTGCTCGGCCTCAGCGGCTACGAGCCGGACACCGTCGACGTGGATCAGGTGCCCGGCTACATCGAGGCCATCCGCCGCGACAAGCGCATCGTCCTGGCCGGCAAGCACGCCGTCGCCTTCGACGAGAAGGCCGACCTGAAGATGTTCCGCAAGGCTCTGCCGCTGCATGCCAACGGCCTGCGTTTCGCCGCCTTCGACGCCGCCGGCATTCAGGTGCACGAGGCCACCTACTACTCGGTGGGCGGCGGCTTCGTGGTCAGCGAGGCGATCCTCGCCGACGGTTCCAAGCACAAGGTCATCGCCCCGGATGCCACCAGCCTGCCGCTGCCGTTCAGCAGCGGCGCCGACCTGCTGCGCCTGGCGCGCGAGAACGGCATCGGCATTGCCGAGGTGATGCGCCGCAATGAACGTCACTGGCGCAGCGACGAAGAAACCGACGCCGGCCTGCTGGAAATCTGGAAGGTGATGCAGGCCTGCGTCGACCGTGGCTGCCGCACCGAGGGCATTCTGCCGGGCGGCTTCAAGGTACGTCGCCGCGCGGCGATCCTGGCGCGCAAGCTGGGCGGCTTCCAGCGCAGCTACCTGGAAGACCCGCTGCGCATGCTCGACTGGGTCAACCTCTGGGCCCTGGCGGTGAACGAGGAGAACGCCGCCGGTGGCCGCGTGGTCACCGCGCCGACCAACGGCGCCGCCGGCATCATCCCGGCGGTGCTGCATTACTACGCCAACGCCATTTCCGGCGCCAGCGAGCGCGGCATCATCGACTTTCTGCTGACCGCCGGCGCCATCGGCATCCTGTACAAGGAAAACGCCTCGATCAGCGGCGCCGAAGTCGGCTGCCAGGGTGAAGTCGGCGTGGCCTGTTCGATGGCGGCCGGTGCGTTGTGTGCTGTTCTGGGCGGCACTCCGGAGCAGGTCGAGAACGCGGCGGAAATCGGCATGGAGCACCACCTGGGCCTGACCTGCGACCCGGTCGGCGGCCTGGTGCAGATCCCCTGTATCGAGCGCAACGCCATCGCTTCGGTCAAAGCCATCAACGCCGCGCGCATGGCGCTGTACGGCGATGGCTCGCACTACGTGAGCCTGGACAAGGTGATCAAGACCATGCGCGAGACCGGTGCGGACATGCTGACCAAGTACAAGGAAACCGCCCGTGGCGGCCTGGCGGTAAATATCATCGAGTGCTGA
- a CDS encoding BCCT family transporter: MGNVPSHDTTPPPVAETHEGIPAPTGEANLIDTDYVIGQDNIKGQFVFALDIHGKVFTISALVAVIFVILALALQNQIEPLFSGVRDWLTHHMAWFFIGAANVFVLLCLGLILSPLGKVRIGGKDATPDYTYMGWFSMLFAAGMGIGLMFYGVSEPMSHYSAAMGGITVGEDGVRTDWAPLGGAAGNAEEAVRLGMAATIFHWGLHPWAIYAIVALALALFSFNKGLPLSIRSIFYPILGERVWGWPGHVVDILAVFATLFGLVTSLGLGAEQAAAGVEYLFGIPATDTTKVLLIVAITLIALASVVAGLDKGVKRLSEINMGLAMALLLFIIIAGPTLVIFTDFFKNLGAYLQYLPALANPIGREDVNFSQGWTAFYWAWWISWSPFVGMFIARVSRGRSVREFLVAVLLVPSLVSVLWMTAFGGTAINQLLVDGFTGAQEAGLELKLFSMLGEMPLTGITSFIGIVLVVVFFITSSDSGSLVIDTITAGGKVNAPVPQRVFWASIEGVIAIALLLGGGLVALQAMAVSTGLPFTIVLLVGCISIVKGLMSEPR, translated from the coding sequence ATGGGAAACGTCCCTTCGCATGACACGACCCCGCCACCCGTAGCGGAAACCCACGAAGGCATCCCGGCACCGACCGGTGAAGCCAACCTGATCGACACCGATTACGTCATCGGTCAGGACAACATCAAAGGGCAATTCGTCTTCGCCCTCGACATTCATGGCAAGGTCTTCACCATCTCCGCGCTGGTCGCGGTGATCTTCGTGATTCTCGCCCTGGCTCTGCAGAACCAGATCGAACCGCTGTTCAGCGGTGTGCGCGACTGGCTCACCCATCACATGGCCTGGTTCTTCATCGGTGCCGCGAATGTCTTCGTCCTGCTCTGTCTCGGCCTGATCCTCTCGCCGCTGGGCAAGGTGCGCATCGGAGGCAAGGACGCGACGCCCGACTACACCTACATGGGCTGGTTCTCCATGCTGTTCGCCGCCGGTATGGGCATCGGCCTGATGTTCTACGGCGTGTCCGAGCCCATGTCGCACTACAGCGCGGCGATGGGTGGTATCACTGTCGGTGAGGATGGCGTGCGTACCGACTGGGCGCCGCTTGGCGGCGCTGCCGGCAACGCAGAAGAAGCCGTGCGTCTGGGCATGGCTGCGACCATCTTCCACTGGGGTCTGCACCCCTGGGCGATCTACGCCATCGTCGCCCTGGCGCTGGCGCTGTTCTCGTTCAACAAGGGCCTGCCGCTGTCGATCCGCTCGATCTTCTACCCGATTCTCGGTGAGCGCGTGTGGGGTTGGCCGGGGCATGTGGTCGACATTCTCGCGGTGTTCGCCACCCTGTTCGGCCTGGTCACCTCGCTGGGCCTGGGCGCGGAGCAGGCGGCTGCGGGTGTGGAGTACCTGTTCGGTATCCCGGCGACGGACACCACCAAGGTGCTGCTGATCGTCGCCATCACCCTGATCGCGCTGGCTTCGGTGGTCGCCGGCCTCGACAAGGGGGTCAAGCGTCTGTCGGAGATCAATATGGGCCTGGCCATGGCCCTGTTGTTGTTCATCATCATCGCCGGGCCGACCCTGGTGATCTTCACCGACTTCTTCAAGAACCTCGGCGCCTACCTGCAGTACCTGCCGGCGCTGGCCAACCCGATCGGCCGTGAGGACGTCAACTTCAGCCAGGGCTGGACCGCCTTCTACTGGGCCTGGTGGATCAGCTGGTCGCCGTTCGTCGGCATGTTCATCGCACGGGTCAGCCGTGGTCGCAGTGTGCGTGAGTTCCTCGTCGCCGTGCTGCTGGTGCCGTCGCTGGTGTCGGTGCTGTGGATGACTGCCTTCGGTGGCACCGCTATCAACCAGCTGCTGGTCGATGGTTTCACCGGTGCGCAGGAAGCCGGCCTGGAGCTGAAGCTGTTCAGCATGCTCGGTGAAATGCCGCTGACCGGTATCACCTCGTTCATCGGCATCGTGCTGGTGGTGGTGTTCTTCATCACCTCGTCGGACTCGGGCTCCCTGGTGATCGACACCATCACCGCTGGCGGCAAGGTCAACGCGCCGGTACCGCAGCGCGTGTTCTGGGCCAGCATCGAAGGCGTGATCGCCATCGCCCTGCTGCTCGGCGGCGGTCTGGTGGCGCTGCAGGCCATGGCTGTGTCGACGGGCCTGCCGTTCACCATCGTGCTGCTGGTGGGCTGTATTTCCATCGTCAAAGGCCTGATGAGCGAGCCGCGTTAG
- the cls gene encoding cardiolipin synthase: MPADFGIPHLLAYLIATIHALGVLAAIHAVLTVRTAQGALAWGLSLFFMPYLTLLPYLVFGRSRFDAYVKARRQADKEMHHAMAEQDWRPWVEEAKAAHLSPAYDLLRALPRLSHLPGLTGNRVELLIDGEATFAAIFAALASAQQVILLQFFIIRDDSLGRRLHDVLLERAAAGVRVHVLYDGVGSHSLSAAFIDRLRRGGVQIHAFPTRSGLLNRFQLNFRNHRKIVVVDGEIGFLGGLNVGIEYLGQKPPLAPWRDTHVEVRGQVVASLQEAFAEDWYWACKRLPPLLMPSKQDEPGLLCQVVASGPADPQETCSLLFVEAIHAARERIWLSSPYFVPDESLFAALRLAVMRGVDVRLLLPSRPDHRIVYAASSLYAFEALCAGVRIFRYQPGFLHQKALLIDHDVSMLGSANLDNRSFRLNFEVSLLTFDEGFNAQVAAMLEDDFSRSRELVNADRRNLHRLQQLGMRVARLISPIL, translated from the coding sequence ATGCCTGCGGATTTCGGCATCCCCCATCTGCTCGCATACCTGATCGCCACCATCCACGCCCTTGGCGTACTGGCCGCGATCCACGCCGTGCTGACCGTGCGCACCGCTCAGGGCGCGCTGGCCTGGGGGTTATCGCTATTCTTCATGCCCTACCTGACGCTGCTGCCGTATCTGGTGTTCGGCCGCAGCCGCTTCGATGCCTACGTCAAGGCGCGGCGCCAGGCCGACAAGGAAATGCACCACGCCATGGCCGAGCAGGACTGGCGCCCCTGGGTCGAGGAAGCCAAGGCAGCGCACCTGTCGCCGGCCTACGACCTCCTGCGCGCGTTGCCACGCCTGTCGCATCTACCCGGCCTGACCGGCAATCGCGTCGAACTGCTGATCGATGGCGAGGCCACCTTCGCGGCGATCTTCGCAGCCCTGGCCAGCGCCCAGCAGGTAATCCTGCTGCAATTTTTCATCATCCGTGACGACAGCCTCGGCCGACGCCTGCACGACGTACTGCTGGAGCGCGCAGCCGCTGGCGTGCGGGTGCACGTGCTGTACGACGGCGTCGGTAGCCATTCGCTGTCCGCCGCCTTCATCGACCGCCTGCGCCGTGGTGGTGTGCAGATACACGCCTTCCCCACGCGCTCCGGGCTGCTCAATCGCTTTCAGCTGAATTTTCGCAACCACCGCAAGATCGTCGTGGTCGACGGTGAGATCGGCTTTCTCGGCGGGCTCAACGTCGGCATCGAATACCTCGGGCAGAAGCCGCCGCTGGCGCCCTGGCGCGACACCCATGTCGAGGTGCGCGGCCAGGTGGTGGCCAGCCTGCAGGAAGCTTTCGCCGAAGACTGGTACTGGGCCTGCAAACGCTTGCCACCGCTGCTGATGCCGAGCAAGCAGGATGAGCCCGGCCTGCTCTGTCAGGTGGTCGCCAGCGGCCCGGCCGACCCGCAGGAGACCTGCTCGCTGCTGTTCGTCGAGGCGATTCATGCGGCGCGCGAGCGGATCTGGCTGAGCAGCCCGTACTTCGTACCCGACGAGTCCCTTTTCGCCGCCCTGCGCCTGGCAGTGATGCGCGGCGTCGACGTGCGTCTGCTGCTGCCGTCACGCCCCGATCACCGCATTGTCTATGCCGCCTCCAGCCTCTACGCCTTCGAGGCGCTATGCGCCGGCGTGCGCATCTTCCGTTACCAACCGGGCTTCCTGCACCAGAAGGCTTTGCTGATCGATCACGATGTCAGCATGCTGGGCAGCGCCAACCTGGATAACCGCTCCTTCCGCCTGAATTTCGAGGTCAGCCTGCTGACCTTCGACGAGGGCTTCAATGCTCAGGTGGCGGCCATGCTGGAGGACGACTTCAGCCGCTCGCGCGAGCTGGTCAACGCCGACCGGCGCAACCTGCACCGCCTGCAACAACTGGGCATGCGCGTAGCAAGGCTGATCTCGCCGATTCTCTAA